One genomic region from Streptomyces sp. Li-HN-5-11 encodes:
- a CDS encoding DUF3592 domain-containing protein — MDAIMSGQLVTVLLGLAVIGLAVYEIALQRRLRREGIRVQGVVVRHAVSTSGEAPSRHAVVSFVDVNGVPHEYRSTLSGTRKLPVGRQVPMVYLPGAPTKARIDIGSRRWGEVAIPTLFGMAFTAAGILWMVSSAGVRHH; from the coding sequence GTGGACGCGATCATGTCCGGGCAGTTGGTGACCGTGCTGTTGGGGTTGGCAGTGATCGGACTTGCCGTCTACGAGATCGCCCTGCAGCGTCGGCTGCGACGCGAGGGGATCCGCGTCCAAGGGGTGGTGGTTCGCCACGCCGTCAGCACCTCCGGCGAGGCGCCTTCCCGACACGCGGTGGTGAGCTTCGTCGATGTGAACGGTGTGCCGCACGAGTACCGGAGCACGCTCTCCGGCACCAGGAAGCTGCCGGTCGGCAGGCAGGTTCCGATGGTTTACCTGCCCGGCGCTCCGACGAAGGCCCGCATCGACATCGGCTCCCGGCGCTGGGGCGAGGTCGCCATTCCCACGCTGTTCGGCATGGCGTTCACCGCAGCCGGAATCCTTTGGATGGTCTCCAGCGCCGGCGTGCGACACCACTAG
- a CDS encoding helix-turn-helix domain-containing protein: MATLRTPRTEDIRITEVLEALAHPVRLLVVHRLAVRHRMGEEIACGDLLPEVAKSTASHHWRVLREGGVVHQRRDGRRLMLSLRRADLEERFPGLLDHVLAAAEQDPAIAARSRTLPS, translated from the coding sequence GTGGCCACGCTGAGAACCCCGCGCACAGAGGACATCCGCATCACCGAGGTGCTGGAGGCCCTGGCACATCCCGTGCGCCTGCTGGTGGTGCACCGGCTCGCCGTGCGTCACCGCATGGGCGAGGAGATCGCTTGCGGGGATTTGCTCCCGGAGGTCGCCAAGTCCACGGCCAGCCATCACTGGCGCGTCCTGCGAGAGGGCGGGGTCGTCCATCAGCGCCGTGACGGCCGCCGGTTGATGCTGAGCCTGCGCCGAGCCGATCTGGAAGAGCGCTTCCCCGGTCTACTCGACCACGTCCTGGCGGCAGCGGAACAGGACCCTGCCATTGCCGCCAGGTCGCGCACCCTGCCCTCCTGA
- a CDS encoding nuclear transport factor 2 family protein — translation MTGHLAHPRDRRRVGEAFHTALTKGDWGGIRSLLHDDAVWVLPGDNAVSGRVEGAGAIVDHVRKIAGYGVSFELLHILVSARNVALSLHNTARRGDVVLDEHLATVCRLRDGKVECIETYLSDVDGMNAFFV, via the coding sequence ATGACCGGGCACCTGGCCCATCCCCGCGACAGGCGGCGCGTGGGCGAGGCCTTCCACACTGCGCTCACGAAGGGCGACTGGGGCGGAATCCGCTCCCTCCTGCACGACGACGCCGTTTGGGTCCTGCCCGGCGACAACGCCGTATCCGGGCGGGTCGAGGGGGCCGGCGCCATCGTGGATCACGTGCGGAAGATCGCGGGCTACGGAGTGTCCTTCGAACTGCTGCACATCCTGGTGAGCGCGCGGAATGTAGCGCTGTCGTTGCACAACACCGCTCGCCGGGGCGATGTCGTGCTGGATGAGCACCTGGCTACGGTCTGCAGGCTCCGGGACGGCAAGGTGGAGTGCATCGAGACCTATCTGTCCGATGTCGACGGCATGAACGCCTTCTTCGTCTGA